In a single window of the Acyrthosiphon pisum isolate AL4f chromosome X, pea_aphid_22Mar2018_4r6ur, whole genome shotgun sequence genome:
- the LOC100165138 gene encoding plasma membrane calcium-transporting ATPase 2 isoform X2 encodes MATIDGRPAQYGVTLKQLRELMEHRGREGIVKLNELGGVQDVCKKLYTSPSEGLSGSTADLEHRKETFSSNTIPPKPPKTFMQLVWEALQDVTLIILEIAALVSLGLSLYKPADEESMSAEDDEAKHGWIEGLAILISVIVVVIVTAFNDYTKERQFRGLQNRIEGEHRFNVIRHGELQQISVGEIVVGDICQIKYGDLLPADGVLIQSNDLKVDESSLTGESDHVKKGEQFDPMVLSGTHVMEGSGKMLVTAVGINSQAGIIFTLLGAAVDQQEEEMKKQRKEAKKLKTKKSLTDEVPPTINSHATDIGMKQMDKGGETDDDAAAGGGQSGESEEPAKKDKSVLQAKLTKLAIQIGYAGSTIAVLTVLILVIQFCIHTFVIQQKQWKNHYAGEFVRHLIIGVTVLVVAVPEGLPLAVTLSLAYSVKKMMKDNNLVRHLDACETMGNATAICSDKTGTLTTNRMTVVQSYICEVLSKTMPQFASIPSNVGNLLVQAISINSAYTSKIMPPDDPTSELPKQVGNKTECALLGFILALGKNYQTWRDDIPEEMLTRVYTFNSVRKSMSTVIPREGGGYRLFTKGASEIVLKKCSYIYGRDGRLEKFTREMQDRLVRNVIEPMASDGLRTISVAYKDFIPGKTDSPNQVHYEGEPDWESEDSIVCDLTALCVVGIEDPVRPEVPEAIRKCQRAGITVRMVTGDNVNTARSIATKCGIYKTGEDWLVLEGKEFNQRIRDANGDVQQHLLDKVWPKLRVLARSSPTDKYTLVKGIIDSKVSDSREVVAVTGDGTNDGPALKKADVGFAMGIAGTDVAKEASDIILTDDNFSSIVKAVMWGRNVYDSIAKFLQFQLTVNVVAVIVAFIGACAVQDSPLKAVQMLWVNLIMDTLASLALATELPTSDLLLRKPYGRTKPLISRTMMKNIIGQAVYQLTVIFSLLFAGDKMLDIPTGRGAEFGSEPTQHFTVIFNTFVMMTLFNEINARKIHGQRNVFQGFFTNPIFYSIWIGTVLSQVFIIQYGKDAFSTKSLTLEQWMWCLLFGFGTLLWGQIVTTVPTRKIPKLLSWGRGHPEEYTNAINLGEENRYDPDSGQKPRAGQILWIRGLTRLQTQIRVVNAFRQGLDARYGESLAEVLRKQPCFSKRLSAATGGGGGSSSKTGGGGGTGTGGSIEYADSDNAIGVPHIDVERLSSHSHTETAV; translated from the exons atggccACAATAGACGGGCGACCCGCCCAATATGGGGTGACGTTAAAGCAATTACGTGAGCTCATGGAGCACAGAGGACGTGAAGGTATCGTAAAACTAAACGAACTGGGTGGCGTTCAGGATGTTTGTAAAAAACTGTACACATCACCTAGTGAAG GGTTAAGTGGATCTACAGCCGATCTGGAGCACAGGAAAGAGACGTTCTCCTCAAATACCATACCCCCTAAACCTCCAAAGACATTCATGCAACTTGTCTGGGAAGCTTTGCAAGATGTCActctaattattttagaaattgctGCTCTCGTATCATTGGGATTATCACTTTACAAACCTGCCGACGAAGAAT CAATGAGTGCAGAAGACGATGAAGCAAAACATGGGTGGATTGAAGGATTAGCTATATTAATATCCGTTATAGTGGTCGTTATTGTAACAGCGTTTAATGATTATACGAAAGAAAGACAGTTCCGTGGTCTTCAAAACCGTATTGAAGGTGAACACAGATTTAATGTCATCAGGCATGGCGAATTGCAACAAATTTCCGTAGGAGAAATAGTAGTTGGTGACATTTGCCAG ATTAAATACGGAGATTTGCTACCAGCTGATGGTGTGCTAATTCAAAGTAACGATTTGAAAGTTGATGAATCTTCATTAACTGGAGAGTCAGACCACGTCAAAAAAGGAGAACAGTTCGATCCCATGGTCTTATCAG gaACCCATGTAATGGAAGGCAGTGGAAAAATGTTGGTCACTGCAGTAGGTATAAATTCTCAGGCTGGAATAATATTCACACTCTTAGGTGCAGCAGTAGATCAACAAGAGGAAGAAATGAAGAAACAACGGAAAG aagcCAAAAAACTAAAGACAAAGAAGAGCTTAACTGATGAAGTACCACCTACTATCAACAGCCATGCCACTGATATCGGTATGAAACAAATGGATAAAGGAGGTGAAACAGATGATGATGCTGCCGCAGGTGGAGGACAATCTGGTGAGTCGGAAGAACCAGCAAAAAAAGACAAGTCTGTGTTGCAAGCTAAACTCACAAAGTTGGCCATTCAAATTGGATATGCTG gATCAACGATTGCCGTACTCACCGTGCTTATATTagtaattcaattttgtatccATACATTTGTCATACAACAAAAACAGTGGAAGAACCATTACGCGGGTGAATTTGTTCGCCACCTTATTATTGGTGTCACTGTCTTGGTAGTGGCTGTTCCTGAAGGACTTCCTCTCGCTGTTACTCTGTCTTTAGCATACTCTGTCaag AAAATGATGAAAGATAACAATTTGGTAAGACATTTGGACGCTTGTGAAACTATGGGTAATGCCACTGCCATTTGCTCTGATAAGACCGGTACACTAACAACAAACCGAATGACAGTTGTCCAGTCTTACATCTGTGAAGTTCTCAGTAAAACAATGCCACAATTTGCATCCATACCATCGAATGTTGGAAACTTATTAGTGCAAGCAATATCTATTAATTCAGCGTATACGTCTAAAATTATGCCACCCGACGATCCAACCAGTGAACTACCTAAACAAGTTGGTAACAAAACCGAGTGTGCACTTCTAGGATTTATTCTTGCTCTcggtaaaaattatcaaacatggCGTGATGATATACCCGAAGAAATGTTAACACGtgtgtatacatttaactctGTGCGGAAGTCCATGAGTACAGTCATTCCAAGAGAAGGTGGTGGATACAGATTATTTACTAAAGGTGCCTCTGAAATCgtactaaaaaaatgttcgtataTCTACGGTCGCGATGGTCGATTGGAAAAATTCACTCGTGAAATGCAAGATCGTTTGGTGAGGAATGTTATTGAACCTATGGCTTCTGATGGCCTTCGTACTATTTCTGTTGCGTACAAAGATTTCATACCTGGAAAAACTGATTCACCCAACCAAGTGCATTATGAAGGGGAACCCGATTGGGAAAGCGAAGACAGTATAGTGTGCGACCTCACTGCACTGTGTGTTGTGGGAATTGAAGATCCCGTTCGACCGGAG GTGCCTGAAGCTATTAGAAAATGTCAGCGAGCTGGTATTACTGTACGTATGGTTACCGGAGATAATGTGAACACAGCCCGATCAATTGCCACCAAGTGTGGTATATATAAAACTGGAGAAGACTGGCTTGTATTGGAAGGCAAAGAATTCAATCAACGAATTCGTGATGCTAATGGCGAT GTTCAACAGCATTTATTGGATAAAGTGTGGCCTAAATTGAGAGTATTGGCTAGGTCATCGCCAACAGATAAATACACATTGGTAAAGGGTATTATTGACAGTAAAGTGAGTGATAGTCGGGAGGTAGTGGCAGTAACCGGTGACGGTACCAATGATGGTCCTGCATTGAAAAAAGCTGACGTTGGATTTGCCatg GGTATTGCTGGAACAGATGTAGCTAAAGAAGCTTCAGATATTATTTTGACAGATGACAACTTCAGTAGTATTGTTAAAGCAGTAATGTGGGGTCGTAATGTGTACGACAGCATTGCTAAATTTTTACAGTTCCAGTTGACCGTAAATGTGGTAGCCGTTATTGTAGCATTTATAGGAGCATGCGCCGTCCAAGACAGTCCGCTAAAG GCTGTTCAAATGTTGTGGGTAAACTTGATTATGGACACGCTGGCCTCGTTGGCGTTGGCCACTGAGCTGCCCACTTCCGACTTGCTGTTGCGAAAACCGTACGGTCGTACGAAGCCTCTGATATCGCGCACCATGATGAAAAACATCATTGGCCAGGCCGTCTATCAATTGACGGTTATCTTCTCACTGTTGTTCGCCGGCGATAAGATGCTGGACATACCTACAGGCCGTGGAGCTGAATTCGGCTCGGAGCCCACGCAACATTTCACCGTCATCTTCAACACTTTTGTCATGATGACGCTATTCAATGAGATCAATGCTCGTAAAATCCATGGTCAGCGTAACGTGTTCCAGGGATTCTTCACCAACCCGATATTCTACAGCATATGGATCGGCACCGTGCTGTCACAAGTGTTCATCATCCAGTACGGCAAGGACGCTTTCAGCACCAAGAGCCTCACGCTGGAGCAGTGGATGTGGTGCTTGTTGTTCGGGTTCGGCACCCTGCTGTGGGGTCAGATAGTCACCACTGTGCCTACCCGCAAAATCCCGAAACTTCTGTC ATGGGGACGCGGACATCCAGAGGAGTACACCAACGCTATAAATCTAGGTGAAGAGAACAGATACGATCCCGATTCCGGGCAAAAGCCGCGGGCCGGCCAGATCCTGTGGATCCGTGGACTGACCAGGCTACAGACTCAG
- the LOC100165138 gene encoding plasma membrane calcium-transporting ATPase 3 isoform X8: MATIDGRPAQYGVTLKQLRELMEHRGREGIVKLNELGGVQDVCKKLYTSPSEGLSGSTADLEHRKETFSSNTIPPKPPKTFMQLVWEALQDVTLIILEIAALVSLGLSLYKPADEESMSAEDDEAKHGWIEGLAILISVIVVVIVTAFNDYTKERQFRGLQNRIEGEHRFNVIRHGELQQISVGEIVVGDICQIKYGDLLPADGVLIQSNDLKVDESSLTGESDHVKKGEQFDPMVLSGTHVMEGSGKMLVTAVGINSQAGIIFTLLGAAVDQQEEEMKKQRKEAKKLKTKKSLTDEVPPTINSHATDIGMKQMDKGGETDDDAAAGGGQSGESEEPAKKDKSVLQAKLTKLAIQIGYAGSTIAVLTVLILVIQFCIHTFVIQQKQWKNHYAGEFVRHLIIGVTVLVVAVPEGLPLAVTLSLAYSVKKMMKDNNLVRHLDACETMGNATAICSDKTGTLTTNRMTVVQSYICEVLSKTMPQFASIPSNVGNLLVQAISINSAYTSKIMPPDDPTSELPKQVGNKTECALLGFILALGKNYQTWRDDIPEEMLTRVYTFNSVRKSMSTVIPREGGGYRLFTKGASEIVLKKCSYIYGRDGRLEKFTREMQDRLVRNVIEPMASDGLRTISVAYKDFIPGKTDSPNQVHYEGEPDWESEDSIVCDLTALCVVGIEDPVRPEVPEAIRKCQRAGITVRMVTGDNVNTARSIATKCGIYKTGEDWLVLEGKEFNQRIRDANGDVQQHLLDKVWPKLRVLARSSPTDKYTLVKGIIDSKVSDSREVVAVTGDGTNDGPALKKADVGFAMGIAGTDVAKEASDIILTDDNFSSIVKAVMWGRNVYDSIAKFLQFQLTVNVVAVIVAFIGACAVQDSPLKAVQMLWVNLIMDTLASLALATELPTSDLLLRKPYGRTKPLISRTMMKNIIGQAVYQLTVIFSLLFAGDKMLDIPTGRGAEFGSEPTQHFTVIFNTFVMMTLFNEINARKIHGQRNVFQGFFTNPIFYSIWIGTVLSQVFIIQYGKDAFSTKSLTLEQWMWCLLFGFGTLLWGQIVTTVPTRKIPKLLSWGRGHPEEYTNAINLGGREE; the protein is encoded by the exons atggccACAATAGACGGGCGACCCGCCCAATATGGGGTGACGTTAAAGCAATTACGTGAGCTCATGGAGCACAGAGGACGTGAAGGTATCGTAAAACTAAACGAACTGGGTGGCGTTCAGGATGTTTGTAAAAAACTGTACACATCACCTAGTGAAG GGTTAAGTGGATCTACAGCCGATCTGGAGCACAGGAAAGAGACGTTCTCCTCAAATACCATACCCCCTAAACCTCCAAAGACATTCATGCAACTTGTCTGGGAAGCTTTGCAAGATGTCActctaattattttagaaattgctGCTCTCGTATCATTGGGATTATCACTTTACAAACCTGCCGACGAAGAAT CAATGAGTGCAGAAGACGATGAAGCAAAACATGGGTGGATTGAAGGATTAGCTATATTAATATCCGTTATAGTGGTCGTTATTGTAACAGCGTTTAATGATTATACGAAAGAAAGACAGTTCCGTGGTCTTCAAAACCGTATTGAAGGTGAACACAGATTTAATGTCATCAGGCATGGCGAATTGCAACAAATTTCCGTAGGAGAAATAGTAGTTGGTGACATTTGCCAG ATTAAATACGGAGATTTGCTACCAGCTGATGGTGTGCTAATTCAAAGTAACGATTTGAAAGTTGATGAATCTTCATTAACTGGAGAGTCAGACCACGTCAAAAAAGGAGAACAGTTCGATCCCATGGTCTTATCAG gaACCCATGTAATGGAAGGCAGTGGAAAAATGTTGGTCACTGCAGTAGGTATAAATTCTCAGGCTGGAATAATATTCACACTCTTAGGTGCAGCAGTAGATCAACAAGAGGAAGAAATGAAGAAACAACGGAAAG aagcCAAAAAACTAAAGACAAAGAAGAGCTTAACTGATGAAGTACCACCTACTATCAACAGCCATGCCACTGATATCGGTATGAAACAAATGGATAAAGGAGGTGAAACAGATGATGATGCTGCCGCAGGTGGAGGACAATCTGGTGAGTCGGAAGAACCAGCAAAAAAAGACAAGTCTGTGTTGCAAGCTAAACTCACAAAGTTGGCCATTCAAATTGGATATGCTG gATCAACGATTGCCGTACTCACCGTGCTTATATTagtaattcaattttgtatccATACATTTGTCATACAACAAAAACAGTGGAAGAACCATTACGCGGGTGAATTTGTTCGCCACCTTATTATTGGTGTCACTGTCTTGGTAGTGGCTGTTCCTGAAGGACTTCCTCTCGCTGTTACTCTGTCTTTAGCATACTCTGTCaag AAAATGATGAAAGATAACAATTTGGTAAGACATTTGGACGCTTGTGAAACTATGGGTAATGCCACTGCCATTTGCTCTGATAAGACCGGTACACTAACAACAAACCGAATGACAGTTGTCCAGTCTTACATCTGTGAAGTTCTCAGTAAAACAATGCCACAATTTGCATCCATACCATCGAATGTTGGAAACTTATTAGTGCAAGCAATATCTATTAATTCAGCGTATACGTCTAAAATTATGCCACCCGACGATCCAACCAGTGAACTACCTAAACAAGTTGGTAACAAAACCGAGTGTGCACTTCTAGGATTTATTCTTGCTCTcggtaaaaattatcaaacatggCGTGATGATATACCCGAAGAAATGTTAACACGtgtgtatacatttaactctGTGCGGAAGTCCATGAGTACAGTCATTCCAAGAGAAGGTGGTGGATACAGATTATTTACTAAAGGTGCCTCTGAAATCgtactaaaaaaatgttcgtataTCTACGGTCGCGATGGTCGATTGGAAAAATTCACTCGTGAAATGCAAGATCGTTTGGTGAGGAATGTTATTGAACCTATGGCTTCTGATGGCCTTCGTACTATTTCTGTTGCGTACAAAGATTTCATACCTGGAAAAACTGATTCACCCAACCAAGTGCATTATGAAGGGGAACCCGATTGGGAAAGCGAAGACAGTATAGTGTGCGACCTCACTGCACTGTGTGTTGTGGGAATTGAAGATCCCGTTCGACCGGAG GTGCCTGAAGCTATTAGAAAATGTCAGCGAGCTGGTATTACTGTACGTATGGTTACCGGAGATAATGTGAACACAGCCCGATCAATTGCCACCAAGTGTGGTATATATAAAACTGGAGAAGACTGGCTTGTATTGGAAGGCAAAGAATTCAATCAACGAATTCGTGATGCTAATGGCGAT GTTCAACAGCATTTATTGGATAAAGTGTGGCCTAAATTGAGAGTATTGGCTAGGTCATCGCCAACAGATAAATACACATTGGTAAAGGGTATTATTGACAGTAAAGTGAGTGATAGTCGGGAGGTAGTGGCAGTAACCGGTGACGGTACCAATGATGGTCCTGCATTGAAAAAAGCTGACGTTGGATTTGCCatg GGTATTGCTGGAACAGATGTAGCTAAAGAAGCTTCAGATATTATTTTGACAGATGACAACTTCAGTAGTATTGTTAAAGCAGTAATGTGGGGTCGTAATGTGTACGACAGCATTGCTAAATTTTTACAGTTCCAGTTGACCGTAAATGTGGTAGCCGTTATTGTAGCATTTATAGGAGCATGCGCCGTCCAAGACAGTCCGCTAAAG GCTGTTCAAATGTTGTGGGTAAACTTGATTATGGACACGCTGGCCTCGTTGGCGTTGGCCACTGAGCTGCCCACTTCCGACTTGCTGTTGCGAAAACCGTACGGTCGTACGAAGCCTCTGATATCGCGCACCATGATGAAAAACATCATTGGCCAGGCCGTCTATCAATTGACGGTTATCTTCTCACTGTTGTTCGCCGGCGATAAGATGCTGGACATACCTACAGGCCGTGGAGCTGAATTCGGCTCGGAGCCCACGCAACATTTCACCGTCATCTTCAACACTTTTGTCATGATGACGCTATTCAATGAGATCAATGCTCGTAAAATCCATGGTCAGCGTAACGTGTTCCAGGGATTCTTCACCAACCCGATATTCTACAGCATATGGATCGGCACCGTGCTGTCACAAGTGTTCATCATCCAGTACGGCAAGGACGCTTTCAGCACCAAGAGCCTCACGCTGGAGCAGTGGATGTGGTGCTTGTTGTTCGGGTTCGGCACCCTGCTGTGGGGTCAGATAGTCACCACTGTGCCTACCCGCAAAATCCCGAAACTTCTGTC ATGGGGACGCGGACATCCAGAGGAGTACACCAACGCTATAAATCTAG